From the Macrobrachium nipponense isolate FS-2020 chromosome 9, ASM1510439v2, whole genome shotgun sequence genome, the window TTCCCGGGAGATGATATTTGTCATATCGTTCTTTTCAACATTGTAATTagtaaacatgttttttttaaataatttcatacaAAAGTGACTATTTGCGTGGctctttatttgtttgcttgataatgataatgtttaacTTCATCCTGAAGTAAAATTATTAATGGCTTCGTAACTAATTCGAAAGGATTTGGAAGATTTGTACGAAAGGATTTGGAAGATTTGTACGACAAAATATCAGTACGACCCCCCGCCCCATCTTTCAATACGGAAATTATTGGGAAGGAAAACGATATTTTTCCTCACATGGATATCCCCAGTTTCTTGAATTAAAGAAAAGACTCGAGAcagttgtttgttatttatttaaccaTAAAGACGAAAATGTTTCTTGTGACAAATGTTTCTTTAGATTCCTTACATCTACCATTTGCCATAAAGACCGGATCCTCCAATAATggaacctccatgtcctccaatGACTGAGCCTCCATGGATTCCATGACCTCCACCGATTCCATGGCCGAGGCCAGGTCTTCCATAACTCACAGAAGAACTTACAAGTCCTCCAATACCTGGAGTTATTGAAACACCATGTCCATGTCCAattcctcctccgatacctccaAGACCTCCAACGCCTCCAAGACTTCCAACGCCTCCAAGACCTCCAATGCCTCCAAGACCTCCAAGACCTCCAACGCCTCCAATGCCCCCAAGACCTCCATGGCCTCCATAGAGATGTCCACCCAAGGAGCAGGTGGCAAGGAGGGAGACAGCAAGAACAATCTTGAAAGAAGCCTGGAATAAAATGATTTATGTAGAGCACTTTAACTTCTCATTTTACTATGTTTTATTCCAAAATAACTCTGTTAGAAAACTCCTAAtgatatgttttttatttgtatttataaaagtaatttttggCATTTCCACATCAAAAGTAGCAACAcacttgaatattttttcttagaGTCAAAAAGATTTACCATGCAAGGTAAATGATTTGATTTTCTCCCTACAGATATTTACCATTAAAGACTGAAAAGGGCGTAATGTTTCTACTGACTTTTATAAACTTACCAAGTGAAATATAGCACAGAAAGCCCCAAGTCTAAAATGAAATATAGAACAGAACCTCAGAGTCTatcttaatgataaataaacagaaatctaTTACCAATAAGAATTCTCTTTCCGTTTCGTACACGCTGGCAGCCTATGAAGGATCATACGCACTCATAAAGCATTGTAACATGTCATTCCATAATTCTATGCACCAGTATGTGTTTTTAAAATGAccatatttcagctaccttttgGGAGACCTACGCCCGAAGTACCTCattgtggtgattttttttaccattcgtAAAACAGACTACATTCTAAAAACAGAGGAACATCGATAGCAAGAGGTAATTAAACCAGACTGAAATGGGAAGCTATCTTGTTTTCATTTGCTATATTTAAGAAAATGTTTTTACACagatacacagacatatatatatatatatatatatatatatatatatatatatatatatatatatatatatatatatatatgtatgtgtgtgttcacaTACGCAAGTACACGAATGCAAAGTGAATGGACATGGTTGATAGCAGATATACTAATAGAAGTATGCAAGTCAATCCTTACAACAGACATATTCTGTCTGAGAAGGTGGAATAACTTACCATTTTGAAGTCAGCCGAGGCAATGTACCTTCCCGCTGCGGAAGTCTCCTTATATACACAAAAGGTGAGCTATAACCCTGGACTTCCTGGCacttcaaataattttttcttgtatttagaCATTTACTTGCACTGATTTTAGCTGTCCCACAGTTATACCTCAATCAAGTACTGTTTTTTCTGTCCTCTCAGTCTAGAGGTCGAAATAATCGTGCTGATTAAATTGTGCTCATTTCAGTCATGAAAGTGAAACGTCATCTCTTATACATTTTCTGTTGATAAAATATCTTTTGCAACAAACTGTAACAAAGCTATGACTTTAGAGTAACTCAAAAGGAGAAgataactggtaaaaaaaaaaaaaaaatgcggaaaaggcggcttgttttcctttttccagatacccgtccgaAGACCTTCATTCTCATGCATTCgagttttttttcctgttacgcAAATTTTAATTAACGAGTCATGAATTCCTGTTATGTAATGAATCGTAGGATATGTTTTCGTCAGAACTGGATCACTTTGCATTACACTCAGAAGAATCCTTTCATGATTATCACTCGTACAttaatgtgagtatatatatatatatatatatatatatatatatatatatatatatatatatatatatatatatatatatatatatatatatatatatatatatatatatatatatatatttgtatacatagatacaaacaaacatatatcgCAATACACGCAAGCAcatacacactctcacacacacacacacatatatatattacatatatatatatatatatatatatatatatatatatatatatatatatatgtgaaagtagacagatgtttttggaaatctcaatctcagtaggaaagaAGAGGCGTAGGTTTAAGAGacacacatttttattgcgacgcgtttcgttgtttctcataacaacattttcaagcctaaaagagacattacagtatttttaatggtagttacaagaatatgtaattattggctgacaaagctgagtaaaagtagcaacaataagataatggttaaatctttaaataaattgcaccagcatactaaaaaaaaataaatatataagatctttaaaataaattacaacggtatactaaaaacagaatggtgggagacagagatggaaagtttacactacaaatgaatgactgaatgatttatattaaaagcaagggataagatgaattgtcaaggttaagatctggtttccttaaaaatatttctattgactcagagattctcaataatgactcttctctaaaagtaccaagcacactaaaattttccaatcttctacctgtattacattcctctacgtgctgtaaaatcggtgatctggttggcttggccagcaagcaaccagtacgaggagaaatgccataatgttcggaagatcttgtccggaccgaccgttttgactggccaatataggtggcgctacaggtgtcacacttgtaaatataggtgatgccagacaaaaggttctgaaggtagtttatctttatggttttaACAACGCTTgggatagtatggttgttggtaaatattaacttgggggttttaatgtggggaaaactatacttaaacatatttcttagttctcttgtaaacgtatttagaacaaggatcacttataaatggaaattttaaaaatacatagttagtttatcaacacttggtatatttattttgctatttatactaagagaaatattaggaactttcttttgatttctttatttatattatgttattgggatagccattaattttgaaatagtttaacagaaactttatttctgagtcaaatgcctgccaagagctgcagagagaaaatgctctatgtattaaagtcttaatgttatttattttgttaagttaaagaatgtagcactttggaaacttcattccaagaccggtaaaagtagacttctaaaaatgctaaaatttaagagtgacttattgtttgcggtagaggaatgtaatacaggtagaagattggaaaattttagtgtgcttggtacttttagagaagagtcattattgagaatctctgagtcaatagaaatatttttaaggaaaccagatcttaaccttgacaattcatcttatcccttgcttttaatataaatcattcagtcattcatttgtagtgtaaactttccatctctgtctcccaccattctgtttttagtataccgttgtaatttattttaaagatctatatatttatttttttagtatgctggtgcaatttattttaaagatttttaaccattatcttattgttgctacttttactcagctttgtcagccaataattacatattcttgtaactaccattaaaatactgtaatgtctcttttaggcttgaaaatgttgttatgaagaaacaacgaaacgcgtcgcaataaaaatgtggtgtctcttaacctacgctcttcttttcctactgagattgagatttccaaaacatctgtctactttcactgtAATCCGAAGAAGATATGATGCCCAGACTACCAGAGACGGTACGGAAATGGGGAAAAGCTGGCAAAGCAAGAGTCAAAGGCTTCATTGGACGTGGACTTTCTGAAAAAGATGCTTTTCACAGATATTATGCcgaaatttttaagatttaaagtgTATAGAATGAACCTCATCCAATCGCCCGCTTATGAGGATTGCCAACACACTCTTTTATTGCAAGAAATCGACCACAAACGGAGACTGTCTGCCCAACTGAAGCAGGACATCGGCGCCATTGAGGACAGGGTCAGGAATGCTCTTAGCAATCTTGATTTCACTCATGTGAAAAATGTtattcaaaactccatcctgaggtATAATGAACACGTAACAAGTGTTCACAGAAGGAAGTTTGTCAACTGGGGAGGATCATTCGACCTAAACCGTAACACGAGGACAAGTGCATTCACAATTACTCCAACTATGTACTCAACAGCAGAGAAAAGTTTCTGTTATCACTAGGAATGAACTTCTGCCTCCCTTTGTTTTTTCAAGTCCCAGGAAGTCCATTTTGCTGTACTTCGAACACTTGCTCTACCGACTGAGGCAACAACCCATCTATAAAAGAGAATTTAGGGAGTCGTGAATAATGTAAGAAGCATTATCACTAAAATTCCCAAGTTTTTTCGTTATTCATTTAACACAATTTCCACTAGGGATATGGATATacttaagaaattgaaaaattaaatataaaaacagttGTGATATCTAGGCCCGATAAGGGTAACGGCATTGTCATATTAAACAGAGCCGATTATGTTGAAAAGATGGAAACTGTTCTCTCTGACAGTTCAAAATTTATGAAGTGTcctcaagaagatatatataaaacaaacttgaatacagaagacaagatcaattaCCAACTAAGAAAGCTCAGAAAGAATAATTCGATcagtgaagaagaatataacaagTTGTTTGTAAGTGGGAGTTCACCATACAATCATTGTACGGACTACCAAAAGTTCATAAAAGTGGAATACCATTAAGACCCATTCTGTCTTGCCTTTAAAGCACCATCCTACAAACTAGCGAGAATTTTAATAAGCATTTCTACAGCCTTTGACAGAAAATCAgtacacattaaaaaaatacgTGACGAGTTCAAGAACATCATCAATTCTTATGAAATACCCCGAAGGTGCGGTGCTAGCAAGCTTTGACATCACCCCCTTTTCACATTACGTTCTATCAAGGAAACGATTGatatagttttaaactctatttataataacattgaacaggtgagaaatatttcaagaaatgcttttaaaactcttctcaacttatgcataaacgataatcactttttattcaataatttgcactacaaacaatttgaaggtttcgcaatgggatctccactttcagccccatggccaacatatttctttgttttcatgaaaaacgatggcttgatgattgtccccttgagtttaaaccaattgttttatcacaggtatgttgacgacacatttttggttttcaggcattttaagtcacgtacagcggttccatgattacttaaatagtaaacacccatgtattcagtttaccgtggaacatgaagaaaataatattcttaaacttttttagatgtaagcattacaaaactaccgcaaacaataagtcactcttattaaatttttagcatttttagaaagtctacttttaccggtcttggaaaatgaatttccaaagtgctacattctttaacttcaaaataaataacattaagactttaatacatagagcattttctctctgcagctcttggcagacatttgactcagaaataaagtttctgttaaactatttcaaaattaatggctatcccaataacataatatataaagaaataaaaaaagttcctaaatatttctcttagtataaatagcaaaataaatataccaagtgttgataaactaactatgtattttaaatttccatttataagtgatccttgttctaaatacgttacaagagaactaagaaatatgtttaagtatagttttccccacattaaccccaagttaatatttaccaacaaccatactatccaagcgttgttaaaccataaagataaactaccttcagacctttgtgtcggcatcacctatatttacaagtgtgacgcctgtagcgccacctatattggccagtcaaaacggtcggtccggacaagatcttccgaacattatggcatttctcctcgtactggttgcttgctggccaagccaaccagatcaccgattttacagcacgtagaggaatgtaatacaggtagaagattggaaaattttagtgtgcttggtacttttagagaagagtcattattgagaatctctgagtcaatagaaatatttttaaggaaaccagatcttaaccttgaacaattcatcttatcccttgcttttaaatataaatcattcagtcattcatttgtagtgtaaactttccatctctgtctccacCATTCTGTTTTAGTATaccgttgtaatttattttaaagatcttatataatttatatttttttagtatgctggtgcaatttattttaaagattttaaccattatcttattgttgctacttttactcagctttgtcagccaataattacatattcttgtaactccattaaaatactgtaatgtctcttttaggcttgaaaatgttgttatgaagaaacaacgaaacgcgtcgcaataaaaatgtggtgtctcttaacctacgctcttcttttcctactgagatatatatatatatatatatatatatatatatatatatattatatatatatatatatatatatgtgtgtgtgtgtgtgtgtgtgtgtgtgtgtgtgtgtttacatgagAATGTCGtcaatcaaaaaaaaatattgataaagatacaaaaacaattATAACAAATTCACTATATGAAGTGCTCCGTACTGAGGGAGGCACTTATCTTTCATACTATGGGTGTCAAGTTATATTCCAAATGAAGTGAGTTCGATTATGGGGTTTTTCATTTtatacacgcattatatatatatatatatatatatatatatatatatatatatatatatatatatatatatatatatacacgcgtgtaTGCTTGTGTGCGGGTGTATAAATTTGATAAATGGGGAATGTTGTATAAATATCATCTTAGCTTTTATGATAGTAACTGATTTGGGCCAGAGTTACTTTGCAGGCTAATAAAGAGGCTTGATCTATAATAGAAAACTGTGGCCTTCCTCGGGAGCACAAAAAAACACTTACAGTGTGATGCTGGATAGTGTTATGTTGAGTACCTTCACGGTCTCCTTAGTTTAAGCTTTTGATGGCTAACAGAAGACCATGGTTAAAGACCAATGGCAACGGCATGATGGATAGACGCATTCAAAAATATATTCCAGTTCTGAGCGTCTTGGGGCTTTTAAAAGTGTCCCACTTGACAAATTCCTTCATCAGCATCACTGCGAAGGACGCCATTGAAGTTGCTCTACCTGCTTTTCCTGTGCTTTCATTTCTCAAATCTCTTAAGCTTCAGGTCCCTTCTCATAGTTTTTATATAACTAGGTTTGGGTCTCCCAATCCTTCTGGTGGCCATAGGGGACCAGCTGACAAAACTTTACCAGACACTATTCTCCCTATTAGTTATGGGAAGGACCTGTCCAAGCCCTCTCCATCTCGTTTTCGTCGTTACCTCGTTTACATTACATTTTGTTCTGCCAATCAACAGGTAATTGTGGCTATTCTTCCAACACAAGAGTATCCTTAAATACGTGTGGACAGCTGCTGATGTTAATCACAGAATCCAAATAGATCACTGAAGCATTAGCCGAAAGAGGTCAAGAACCACGAGGAATGGTAGGACCTATATATACCTAACTGACAAAGTATCCAATTACATCATAGTAAAACTTCCTGAATATGTAAAGGCTTTAGTGACAGAATATCAAAATCAGTGGAGATGGGATTAACATAATGAATGACTATCACTACAATGGAATGACTGGAACATAGACTGGCTGACACCGTAAAAACTTATGATGTCGGACGAGACCAgggattaaaataaaagtaaacaaaagtatTTGATAACTGTGGACACCATAAGAGTTGGATTACCAAAACCCTTATTGTTGGAGGCTGTAAGAAGGAGGATTGGATGCCCCAGCCTACAGTGATTGAGCATCCATGAATTCTGTGATGTCAAATGAATAAGCTTTACTGGATTCCTGACATCCAATGAACGAGCTTCCATGGAATCCTTGATCTCTAATGACTGAGTATGTATGGATTCTCTGACCAATCACTGAGCCTTAATGACTGTATAGATTCCTTGACCTCTAATGACTGAGCCTCAAGAGATTCACTGACCTCTAATGTTTAAGGTTCTATAAATTCTGTGACCTCTGATAATTGAATCTTCCAATTTTCTTTGAACTCTGGTTTGGACGGCTGTGATTATTTCTCTCGTCAACAAGATGCCCCCCAAAATATGACCCACCTTTGAAACATGGGTTTAATTATTCCTGTAGCACCATACTTATTCTCTAACAGATggattgataataattttactgGTAGCTTTATTAGGGGAGTTGTCGGCGATTAAAATTGTTGCCAGAAAAGTTTCTGCACCATGAATTGTCAC encodes:
- the LOC135218672 gene encoding uncharacterized protein LOC135218672; this encodes MASFKIVLAVSLLATCSLGGHLYGGHGGLGGIGGVGGLGGLGGIGGLGGVGSLGGVGGLGGIGGGIGHGHGVSITPGIGGLVSSSVSYGRPGLGHGIGGGHGIHGGSVIGGHGGSIIGGHGGSIIGGSGLYGKW